A single region of the Epinephelus moara isolate mb chromosome 16, YSFRI_EMoa_1.0, whole genome shotgun sequence genome encodes:
- the rbm15 gene encoding RNA-binding protein 15: MKGKERSPIKKRSRALDDIRDRGGCHPTSKKMGALSVSSGSNNGNSSTKSDGGSTRRSLLGDKRDRDFDGHGRTGNNHSCQSAAASSVGKNHNLSLTLDLASPRTTSRGEPRVQPPSTESEYKTLKISDLGTQLSDEDIEDGLFHEFKKFGDVSVKISRSNDERIAFVNFRKPEDARAAKHARGRLVLYDRPLKIEAVYINRRRSRSPVERDLYGAAQSHRHLQRPLSPTGLGYRDYRLQQLALGRLPPPPPPPLPRELERDREFALFEARARPAFIAERAAFREEDFISPEDDQRANRTLFLGNLDITVTEADLRRAFDRFGVITEVDIKRPTRGQTSTYGFLKFENLDMAHRAKLSMSGKIVGHNPIKIGYGKATPTTRLWVGGLGPWVPVAALAREFDRFGTIRTIDYRKGDTWAYIQYESLDAAQAACTHMRGFPLGGPERRLRVDFADTEHRYQQQFLQPLPIPPFDMVAESFVHRATPEPLRVRERTPPPLHFRERELFPGTEWPNPAIRERVRASPFEPLEHLERERRVREPWSLERELQGREPARKRRLMEDGRHIDHSPDSTERTVRRRRASPDGSPGGSSRDGGRFSDSERPLRGERPSPVRERHSSLERGGAERRLKSQSLSDKGPSSSGVSAVGERKRKAGDGGKGPAKRERSEGSSKGGQPSKQDGTKLSLAWQGMLLLKNSNFPANMHLLEGDHNVASDLLVEGTTGRQVSELKITQRLRLDQPKLDEVSRRIKVAGPGGYAILLAVPGTTEDSSASDPAASTQRPLRNLVSYLNQKQAAGVISLPVGGSRDKDNTGVLHAFPPCDFSQQFLDSSAKALAKSEEDYLVMIVVRGAS; encoded by the coding sequence ATGAAAGGTAAAGAGCGGTCGCCGATTAAAAAACGCTCCCGGGCCTTGGACGATATTCGAGACAGGGGAGGATGCCACCCGACCAGCAAGAAAATGGGGGCTCTCTCTGTTTCCAGTGGGAGTAATAATGGAAATAGCTCGACCAAAAGCGACGGTGGCTCGACGAGAAGGAGTCTGCTCGGCGataaaagagacagagattTCGACGGGCACGGCCGGACAGGAAATAATCACAGTTGTCAGTCTGCTGCCGCGAGCTCCGTCGGTAAAAACCACAACCTGAGTCTGACGCTGGATTTAGCCTCACCAAGGACCACTTCACGGGGGGAGCCGCGGGTGCAGCCGCCCAGCACCGAGAGTGAGTACAAAACCCTCAAAATAAGCGACCTCGGCACCCAGCTGAGCGACGAAGACATAGAGGATGGACTCTttcatgaatttaaaaaattcGGGGATGTGAGCGTAAAGATAAGCCGTAGCAACGACGAACGGATAGCGTTTGTGAATTTCAGAAAGCCGGAGGACGCCAGAGCTGCTAAACACGCGAGGGGACGGCTGGTGCTGTACGACCGGCCGCTAAAGATCGAGGCAGTGTACATCAACAGGAGGAGAAGCCGCTCCCCTGTGGAGAGAGACTTGTACGGTGCAGCTCAAAGCCATAGACATTTGCAGAGACCTCTCTCGCCCACCGGGCTTGGATACAGAGACTACCGGCTGCAGCAGCTGGCCCTGGGACGGCTCCCCCCGCCCCCGCCGCCCCCTCTGCCCAGGGAACTGGAGCGGGACAGAGAGTTTGCACTGTTTGAAGCCAGGGCACGTCCTGCTTTCATTGCAGAGCGAGCAGCTTTTCGTGAGGAGGATTTTATATCTCCAGAAGATGACCAAAGAGCTAATAGGACGTTGTTTTTAGGCAATCTGGACATAACTGTTACAGAAGCAGACCTGAGGAGAGCCTTTGACAGGTTTGGGGTCATAACGGAAGTGGACATTAAAAGACCCACACGGGGACAAACCAGCACATATGGATTTCTGAAATTTGAGAATCTTGACATGGCCCACCGTGCTAAGCTTAGTATGTCTGGCAAAATAGTAGGCCACAACCCTATAAAGATAGGCTATGGGAAAGCAACTCCCACCACACGCCTGTGGGTGGGTGGACTTGGACCCTGGGTTCCTGTGGCTGCCCTGGCAAGAGAGTTTGATCGCTTTGGCACAATAAGGACCATTGACTATAGAAAGGGGGACACTTGGGCCTACATTCAGTATGAAAGTTTGGACGCTGCACAagcagcatgcacacacatgagGGGCTTCCCGCTGGGAGGTCCTGAGAGGAGACTCAGGGTGGACTTTGCTGACACAGAGCATCGCTACCAGCAGCAGTTCCTGCAGCCTCTCCCAATACCACCGTTTGACATGGTGGCGGAGTCATTTGTCCACCGTGCCACACCTGAACCTCTGAGGGTCAGAGAACGGACTCCACCGCCGCTTCACTTTAGGGAGAGAGAGCTGTTTCCTGGAACTGAGTGGCCCAACCCAGCTATTCGTGAGCGGGTACGCGCCTCACCCTTTGAACCCCTTGAGCACTTGGAGCGTGAACGGCGAGTCAGAGAGCCCTGGTCGTTGGAACGAGAGCTTCAGGGACGAGAACCTGCTCGCAAACGGCGTTTAATGGAGGACGGACGCCACATAGACCACTCTCCTGACAGCACTGAGAGGACAGTACGGCGTAGACGTGCTTCTCCAGATGGCAGTCCTGGAGGTAGCAGCAGAGATGGAGGGCGCTTCAGTGACTCAGAGCGCCCTCTTCGGGGTGAGAGACCCTCTCCTGTACGAGAACGCCACAGCAGCCTGGAAAGAGGTGGGGCAGAACGGAGACTTAAAAGCCAGAGTCTCTCTGACAAGGGACCTTCAAGCAGTGGCGTTTCAGCAGTTGGAGAGCGAAAGCGCAAAGCAGGCGATGGTGGTAAGGGGCCGGCCAAGAGAGAGCGTTCTGAGGGCAGTTCTAAGGGAGGCCAGCCGTCCAAACAAGACGGCACCAAACTAAGTCTGGCCTGGCAAGGTATGCTGCTGCTCAAGAACAGCAACTTCCCAGCCAACATGCACCTGCTGGAGGGCGACCACAACGTAGCCAGCGACCTGCTTGTCGAGGGCACAACAGGGAGGCAGGTGAGCGAGCTAAAGATCACCCAGCGTCTTCGTCTGGACCAGCCCAAGCTTGACGAGGTGTCCCGGCGCATCAAGGTGGCGGGTCCTGGTGGCTACGCCATCCTGCTGGCAGTACCTGGGACCACAGAGGATTCATCTGCGTCTGACCCTGCAGCTTCAACTCAGCGGCCGCTTCGCAACCTGGTGTCCTACCTCAACCAAAAACAAGCAGCTGGAGTCATCAGCCTACCTGTGGGAGGGAGCAGAGATAAAGACAACACAGGGGTACTTCATGCTTTCCCTCCCTGTGATTTCTCCCAGCAGTTCCTGGATTCTTCTGCCAAAGCTCTGGCTAAAAGTGAAGAGGACTATCTGGTCATGATTGTGGTCCGTGGagcatcttaa